The stretch of DNA AGTGAGCTGTTCCCAATATCCACTTAAAATTATGGCCGGATTTAGAAGAGGGCAAGCGTTGTGGTTGCTTTTAGGGGACTCCATAAGAGGGGAATGGGGAACTCATAAAACACAAGGGATTTTAAGAAAAGGCGACAAGAGTAGActattctttatttatttttcaaaaatatgcgTGTTTGGGGCCCCACAAGTATCTACGCTTCGCCAGTTGTCTAAATCCAGCCCTGATTAAAATTCTATATAACATAATCGTAAGagacttttaatattttttgaatagtttttgttttctagcTATTTATTCCACTGTACTACGTCAGAGTATCTTCGAATCTAAGTTGACTTTTGCACATATTTGCGCATTACGTTTTCTGTTTCGTTTCGGGGTTTTGTTTGCccattttatatacaaaacatAATATTTGCTTTTGTCAAAAGGCCATTCGCATTCGCATttagcttttgcttttttgtgccatatatttttgattttgtgtatacatacatatatatatatttctgtaCAATCTCATTATAATGATATGAATTTTGTgtctcattttgttttgtttattagcGAACCATTCGAAACGCATTAACCTTGAACTTGAATGCGCTGAAATACCACGCTCAGAGAGTGAGAAACGAATCGAAGATTTTATGTTGTTATGACTTTTTATTACGTTTCcgcattttggtttttgaccATAGGAAAATTACCTGGCCAGTGGAAacctttttattttcagaCCACAAAACAAGTTTCTGTCATAGCTCTCGCCCCGCCTCTTTGTTACATGTGTAAAGTTGCTTTTCGAATCGAAAGTGAATCCCCCCTCCACATAATCAGCATAAGCATGAATTCGAAAAAAGTGAGACTACAAATTAtcgaaaattatttttttagatatgtatatatattcattagAATTATTTGTTTCGGTCAATGAACCAGGAACGTCTTAGTAAGCGTTTCCAATGGAGGGTGAAGAGTTCAGAAAGACCTTCATCAACACTTTTAGCTATTCTGCATTTAAATATTGTCACGCTAATGAAAATTACGAAAAGGTTTTTGGACTTTGACTATAATATTTTGAAAAGTTCGTCTAGATTTAAGTATATCTTGAGGctttttttggttaataacttattttgtttaattcatTTCAGACAAAAACAACTTTGCGATGTCATTTTGGTAGCCGATGATGTGGAAATTCATGCCCATCGCATGGTATTGGCCTCCTGTAGTCCATATTTCTATGCCATGTTCACCAGTTTCGAGGAATCGAGACAAACTCGGATCACACTCCAGAGCGTTGATGCCCGTGCTTTGGAGTTACTTATCGACTATGTATATACATCAACAGTTGAGGTCAATGAGGATAATGTACAAGTATTGCTAACAGCTGCCAATTTGCTGCAATTGACCGATGTGAGAGATGCCTGCTGTGATTATTTACAAACCCAATTGGATGCCAGTAATTGCTTGGGCATACGTGAATTTGCCGATTTACATGCATGTGTCGAACTGCTCAACTATGCTGAACAATACATTGAACAGCATTTTAAGTAAGTTTTTTCTGAATATATTGCAAACCTTGGAGTCTAAGTTGGTTAGAAAAAGCTTCTATTATTATACAGAATCAATATTACTCATCTTGAATTGAAAGCGATATCAACAGctttgaaaaaatttgttaGTCTTTGTAAAAAGACAAGAAGTCTAGTCTAGTCTAGACTAAAGATGAAGAAAAGAAGATGTCCTTTCGGTGCTACGATTCCAATTTGATTGTAAAACATAGTGTCTTCTTATTGGCCCAATTGGAACAtacacaatttttaaatttattgattttctcCTTTGAATTTTTTCTATGAAAATTTATCAAAACTAAAGACTTACTGGTTAAGCGAAAAGAATGTGAAAACTGGtcgaaaattatttaaaacaacAAGAATTAGGGAAATCTAAATCCCCGCTCTTATGCCGACCATGATATGGAATAAACTTTGAAAACTGAAAACGAACTACTTTTTGCAAAATTGAGGCAGTTCAAAcatgttttccatttttccacTAAGTTTTGTAATTGAACATTGTGTTTTAAATAGTAAAACTCCAAATTTTGTGTTGATAATGGCATAATGGAATAGTTTCTAAAGAACACGTTGCTCCGTGCTTTTTGTAGTCTTTCATAGTATAACTCGTGACATCTCTTTGATGTTGTAGTTAAATTTTCGAGTATTTTACTACTTATAATTTTACTAAACTAAACAGTGaccgaaatatatcggaaataatataatacgtatttgtttttatttaacaaaaaaatcttGACCTAGAGCCAGTTTAGCTAGTTGcatataaattgttaaaacacagttcgatttttaaaatttttaaacaaaatcagGTAGAACACCGTAAAAACTTGTTAagattattgttattattacattttatgttaattttggTTATAgaattatacatatttaaatggttttgaattttaaactATATTTCCATTTACTAAGCTAAAAATCCCACATATATAGGTCAGTCAATCTTATATAATATTTGGTGGTATTCAGCAAACTGAAATTAGAAAACATTAATccagaatttttattttttttccctgtataattttaataattctCAATATAATTTCATTTAGGCGTATAAAGTTTAGTTGACTTTTGTTGCTGTGATATAAAAATAGCTACctaaatttaaacattttgtttttttctcaactattaattgcaaaaataacaaaattataatacAGGAATTAATAAAACTCAATCTAAAAAATACTTAAGAAGTGAATTTAAACCCGATTAAGAGATAAGTCCCTGAATTcagttatatatattttttatttttgcactTAACATTCACTTATgtcttatttttatatatctgCCAAGTCAAGGTagtataattttttattacattATAAAAATTACGATTTTAAGACACCGCTAAACcggtttaaaagacaaaaaccaaaaactggTATATGTATCtgccaaaatttaaattgcattctaaatgttttgttttttgtatttcttttgcAGCGAAGTGATTCAATTCGATGAGTTTCTGAATCTCACTCACGAACAGGTCATCAATCTAATTGCCAATGATCGCATTTCTGTGCCAAATGAGGAGCGTGTCTATGAGTGTGTCATTGCTTGGTTGCGCTACGATGTCCCAATGCGGGAACAATTCACCTCATCGCTTATGGAGCATGTACGTTTGCCATTTTTGTCTAAAGAGTATATAACACAGCGGGTGGATAAAGAAATATTGCTGGAAGGGAATATAATATGTAAAAATCTAATTATCGAAGCATTAACCTATCATCTGCTACCAACGGAAACGAAATCAGCACGAACAGTGCCCCGGAAACCCGTGGGAATGCCAAAGATATTGCTAGTGATTGGTGGTCAAGCTCCGAAGGCAATACGTTCGGTTGAATGGTATGATTTAAGGGAAGAGAAATGGTATCAGGCAGCTGAAATGCCAAATCGTCGCTGTCGTTCAGGTTTGAGTGTTCTGGGCGATAAGGTATATGCGGTGGGCGGATTCAATGGATCACTTCGGGTACGGACTGTAGATGTCTATGATCCGGCCACCGATCAATGGGCAAATTGCAGTAACATGGAGGCCAGACGTTCCACTCTGGGTGTGGCTGTGCTGAATGGTTGTATTTATGCTGTTGGCGGTTTTGATGGCACCACCGGCCTCTCGAGCGCCGAAATGTATGATCCAAAGACTGAAATTTGGCGTTTCATTGCCTCCATGTCAACGCGTCGCAGTTCAGTTGGGGTTGGTGTCGTTCATGGTCTGCTCTATGCTGTTGGCGGTTACGATGGCTTCTCCAGGCAATGCTTATCTTCAGTGGAACGTTATACTGCCGAAACAGATACTTGGACAGCGGTGGCTGAGATGTCATCGCGACGAAGTGGCGCTGGTGTTGGGGTTTTGAATAATATTCTCTATGCTGTCGGTGGCCATGATGGCCCAATGGTACGAAAATCCGTTGAGGCCTATGACTGTGAAACAAACACTTGGCGTTCGGTGGCGGATATGTCGTATTGTCGACGCAATGCCGGAGTTGTGGCACACGATGGTCTGCTCTATGTGGTGGGCGGTGATGATGGTACCTCGAATTTAGCCTCGGTGGAGGTTTATTGTCCCGATACGGATACATGGCGTATATTGCCAGCACTGATGACAATTGGTCGCAGCTACGCTGGTGTCTGTATGATTGATAAGCCCATGTGAATGGAAGAGCAGGGTGCATTGGCAAGGTGAGTTTATAAGTCTCAAAAAAGgtacattaattttaatattattttttgttttttctatgCTTTTTAGACAAGCTGCTTCGCTGGCCATTGCATTGATGGATGAAGAGAATAGTCAGGCTGAGGGCTCAATGGAGGGTGCTGTGGGTGGTGTTATTTATGGTAATATTGCTGCAGTTCCTCAAGCAGTTGTTCAGCCAGTTGCGGCTCAACCTGTGGTTCAGCCACAGGCAAGTCATCCACATTATGAGAATATTTATGCACCAATTGGTCAGCcaagtaacaacaacaacaacaatgccaaTGCCCCTGCCAATGTTGAGGAatctcaacaacaacaacaactacaacagccaccaccaccaccacaacaacaacagcagcaaccacAGCCAGCTCCAATTGAAGCAAATCATAATAatcaaccacaacaacaacaacaactgtcTTTAGCACCACCCACACCAGCACCACAACAACGAATGCTTCCCATGAATAATTATAGAAATGATCTATATGATCGATCTGCGGCATCAGTTGGAGGAATAGGAGTCGCTGCTGCCTATGATGTACCCAGAGCTGTGCGCTCCGGTTTGGGTTATCGTCGCAATTTTCGCATTGATATGCAGAATGGTAAGAACATGAAGCTTACTGAAAGATTAGACAAAATCCTCTTATCACACATTTTCTCTTCTAGGTAATCGTTATGGCAGTGGCCTACGCTGTGCACCACTCTATGCCAATAACAACAGTTCCAATAGTCGCACAAATTGCCATCGTCAACGTAGTTTCGATGATACGGAATCCACAGAATCCTATGCTGCCACAGGTGGAACCATGCGTTATGAGAATATCTATGAACAAATACGTGATGAGCCCATATATAGACCAACGGGAGGTAATCGTGTGCCACTTTATACGCGGCTCGATGTCCTGGGTCATGGCATTGGACGCATTGAGAGGCATTTGAGTTCATCTTGTGGCAATATAGATCATTACAATCTGGGTGGTCACTATGCAGTTTTGGGTCACTCACATTTCGGTACTGTGGGCCACATCAGACTCAATGCCAATGGAGGCAATGGAGCAAGCAG from Drosophila willistoni isolate 14030-0811.24 chromosome 2R unlocalized genomic scaffold, UCI_dwil_1.1 Seg200, whole genome shotgun sequence encodes:
- the LOC6643494 gene encoding ring canal kelch protein; the protein is MIALSALLTKYYIIMSNLSNGQQNQQQQQNQQQQNAAAAGNEVAVGGGGGGGGALAHIEPLQPGVAMPAPGLGAAVGIQQQQQRPRLILQNQQHPAQNPAAEGSGLERGSCLLRYASQNSLDESSQKHIQRPNGKDRGTVGQYSNEQHTNRSFDAMNEMRKQKQLCDVILVADDVEIHAHRMVLASCSPYFYAMFTSFEESRQTRITLQSVDARALELLIDYVYTSTVEVNEDNVQVLLTAANLLQLTDVRDACCDYLQTQLDASNCLGIREFADLHACVELLNYAEQYIEQHFNEVIQFDEFLNLTHEQVINLIANDRISVPNEERVYECVIAWLRYDVPMREQFTSSLMEHVRLPFLSKEYITQRVDKEILLEGNIICKNLIIEALTYHLLPTETKSARTVPRKPVGMPKILLVIGGQAPKAIRSVEWYDLREEKWYQAAEMPNRRCRSGLSVLGDKVYAVGGFNGSLRVRTVDVYDPATDQWANCSNMEARRSTLGVAVLNGCIYAVGGFDGTTGLSSAEMYDPKTEIWRFIASMSTRRSSVGVGVVHGLLYAVGGYDGFSRQCLSSVERYTAETDTWTAVAEMSSRRSGAGVGVLNNILYAVGGHDGPMVRKSVEAYDCETNTWRSVADMSYCRRNAGVVAHDGLLYVVGGDDGTSNLASVEVYCPDTDTWRILPALMTIGRSYAGVCMIDKPMUMEEQGALARQAASLAIALMDEENSQAEGSMEGAVGGVIYGNIAAVPQAVVQPVAAQPVVQPQASHPHYENIYAPIGQPSNNNNNNANAPANVEESQQQQQLQQPPPPPQQQQQQPQPAPIEANHNNQPQQQQQLSLAPPTPAPQQRMLPMNNYRNDLYDRSAASVGGIGVAAAYDVPRAVRSGLGYRRNFRIDMQNGNRYGSGLRCAPLYANNNSSNSRTNCHRQRSFDDTESTESYAATGGTMRYENIYEQIRDEPIYRPTGGNRVPLYTRLDVLGHGIGRIERHLSSSCGNIDHYNLGGHYAVLGHSHFGTVGHIRLNANGGNGASSTSSSSTSASVTCNVPNCQAYLGGSTNGSANPSLVEVKVPVKNSASSFFSCLHGENSQSMTNIYKTGGPVAAAAGIAGHNSSPLSPNVSMERAARSASAGPVGLGAASQEPDQTESVGASTSSGRSTTGAIPKVKVSNTNKTANKETSSVASATLEKSSGSMEAAVAKKPTAQRSNASGDGALNRISKSSLQWLLVNKWLPLWMGQGPECKVIDFNFMFSRDCVSCDTASVASQMSNPYGTPRLGVGLPQDMVRFQSSCAAAAAASNMRRDPSTRPLHSTLSRLRCGGAAEKRSPNQNHANYRYEDPSYENVHVQWQNGFEFGRSRDYDPSYHTLQQHQQQQQQRPLLQRARSESPTFSNQQRRLQRQAAAASAAAATSAQNQPQSNTFKNYKLNVENNSFKPKQQQQQQQASPPAPVDLSDEFEGAVGGVAAPVDNLPNDAESAEAAVTLSDNETETNNSQNNEQNE